Sequence from the Catenuloplanes indicus genome:
ATCAGCGCGGTCCGGTGCCCAGGAGCCGCAGGTCGGCGGCTGGTTCTCGGCTTAGAGCCGAGAGGTGTACGGCGTGTCGGTTTAGCCTGTTCGTGGCTTTTATCGCCCATGCGACAGTCAGCGTCGGCGTGTCCCGCCGCAGGTCCTCATTCGACGCTGGGTGCGGACGACGAGGCTGGAGGCCAGCAGTGCCGCAGTGAGCCGTCGCGCTGGACCACCCAATTCCGCCGCTCGTGGCGGCCTCGCAGGCTGCCTGGATACGCGGCATCGCGGCCAGCAGCGCGCCGGCCATGTCGGTGAAGCCGAGGTTGGCGTTCGCCAGGGCGAAGAGCAGCACGCCGTGGGTGGTCACCGCGTCACGTTCGACCGGGCGCTGACGGATGCGGGAATCCTTGGTGAGGGCCGCCCAGCCGTGACCGCCGGCCGGCGCTATCAGCTGTCAAACATAATCGATTATGTGCGCTGATGTGAGCGGATAACTCAAAGGAGTTCGTTGAGGGTGTCGACCAAGTGGTCGACTCGGTGGGAGTCGGACAAGTGGTGGGTGACGTAGGCGAAGGAGTAGTTGCGGGTGGGGTCGGTGAAAGCGCAACTCCCACCTATCCCGCCCATTCCCCAGCTGCCGTCCGGTTCCAGCTGCATGCCGAGGGTCCAGCTGACGTCGCGGTTCAGGACGACGTCGAAACCGGTGTAGGACGCGGTCGTCAGTGAGGTCATCAGGCTCGGCGGGAGGATCTCGGGGAGGAGCGAGTAGAGGCGGGCCAGCGCGGTCGCCGTGCTGTGCAGGTTGACGGCGGGAATCTCGGTAGTGCGCCACAGTGGACCGTTGACGACCGCCGCGGAGGTCGCGCCGGCGGGGAGGAGAGGGCTCGGTGTTTCCAGCTGCCGGGCTCGCCCAGTGGATCAGCGGGCCACGCCGGGACCAGGTCGGCGCATCGCGCGATCTGCGACGGGGACAGGCCGAAGGCCAGATCCAGATCCCACGGTACGGCGATCTCCTCCCGCAGGAACGTGCCGAGCGTGCGGCCGTCGACCCGCCGCACCAGCTCGCCGAGCGGATGTCCGTAGGTCAGCGCGAACTCGCCCGCCACCGTCCCGGGCTCCCAGGCCGGTGGCGTGGCCGCCAGCGAGGACGTGAGCAGGTCCCAGTCGGCGAACGCGGTGGCGGGCAGGCCGGGCGGGAACGCGACCAGACCGGCCGTGTGGTCGAGCAGCTGGCGGACGGTGACCGACGGCACGCTGAATGACGGCCAGTGGCGGGTCACCGGGTCGTCCAGGTCCAGGCGGCCGCGCGCGACCAGTAGCAGCACGCACAGCGCGGCCACCGGCTTGCCGACGGAGTAGACGCCGGCCAGCGTGTCCGGCGTCCACGGCTCGGAAAGGCCGGCGTCCCGCCATCCGCCGTACAGCTCGGCCACGACGGTGCCGTCGTGGATGACGGTGAGGGCCGCGCCGGTTTCCGCGCCGGAGCCGAGCAGCGCGGAGAAGGCGCTGCGCAATGGTGCGAAGGGGAGCGAAACGCGGCCGTGCAACGGGATCACGGTGGGAGACGCTACAAGACGGCGGGTGAGCGCGGGTGGCATGCTGACGGTCATGGGGCAGCCGGAGCAGGTCGATGTGGTCGTTGTCGGGCTCGGTGTGGGCGGTGAGGAGGCGGGTGGCCGGCTGGCCGCGGCCGGTCTCAGCGTGGTGGGCATCGAGAGCCGGCTGGTGGGCGGCGAGTGTCCGTACTACGGGTGCATCCCGACGAAGATGATGATCCGGGCGGGGAACGCGCTGGTCGAGGCACGCCGGGTGGCGCAGCTCGCGGGGCGGTCGACCGTCACGGCGGACTGGGCGCCGGTGGCGAAGCGGATCCGTGAGGAGGCGACCGACACCTGGAACGACAAGGTGGCGGTGGACCGGTTCACGGGGAAGGGCGGGCGGTTCGAGCGCGGCACGGCGCAGATCGTCGGGCCGAACCGGGTGCGGGTCGGCACCGCCGAGTTCGTGGCGCAGCGCGGCATCGTGATCGCGACCGGGACGGCGCCGGTGGTGCCGCCGATCGACGGGCTGGCCGGCACGCCGTTCTGGACGAACCGGGACGCGGTCGAGGTCGAGCAGCTGCCGCCGTCGCTGGTGATTCTGGGTGGCGGCGCGATCGGCGTCGAGTTCGCCCAGGTGTTCGCGCGCTTCGGCGTGCAGGTGACCCTGGTGGAGGGCGCGGACCGGGTGCTGGCCGCCGAGGAGCCGGAGGCCTCCGAGGTGGTGGCGACGGCCCTGCGGGCCGACAACGTCCAGATCCACACGGGGGTACGGGCGGAGCGCGTCCGGCACGACGGGGCCCGTTTCGTGGTGGGCCTGTCCGACGGCGCCGAGGTGTCCGCGGTGAAGCTCCTGGTGGCGCTGGGCCGGAGGGCGGAGCTGGGTGAGCTGGGCCTGGACGAGGTGGGTGTGGACGCGTCCGGCCGGTTCATCGAGGTCGACGACCGGCTGCGCGCGGGTGAGAACGTGTGGGCGATCGGCGACGTGACCGGCAAGGGTGGGTTCACGCACATGGCGATGTACCAGGCGGACATCGTGGTGCGGGACATTCTGGGCCAGGGTGGGCCGGGTGCGGACTACCGGGCGCTGCCGCGGGTGACGTTCACGGACCCGGAGGTCGGCGCGGTCGGGCTGACCGAGCGTCAGGCGCGGGAGCGCGGGCTGAACGTGCGGGTCGGGATGACGGACGTGTCCGCGTCGTCGCGCGGTTTCATCCACGGGCCGGGCAACGCGGGTGTGATCAAGGTGGTCGAGGACGTGGACCGGGGTGTGCTGGTCGGTGCCACGTCCGCGGGGGTGACCGGCGGTGAGGTGTTGAGCGGTCTGGCCGTGGCGGTGCACGGCGAGGTGCCGGTGGAGCGCCTTCGGAACATGATCTACGCGTACCCGACGTTCCACCGTGCCATCCACGAGGCCGTCAAGGCGCTTGACTGATCTTTCATGCAGCTGACGTCGGCTTTCAGTCAACCGACGAGAAACGGTTCGGTTCTTTCGTAACAGGGCGCGTAGGATTGCGGCCGTGACGAGACGACTGACCGAGGTGGCGAAGAAGGCCGGCGTCAGCGAGGCAACCGTGAGCCGGGTGCTGAACGGGCGCGAGGGAGTCTCCGAGACGACCCGCATCGCGGTACTGACCGCGCTCGACGTGCTCGGCTACGAGCGGCCGACGAAGCTTCGCGGCGAGCGAGCCCGGCTGGTCGGCCTGGTTCTGCCCGAGCTGCAGAACCCGATATTCCCCGCGCTGGCCGAGGCGGTGACCGGCGCGCTGGTGCAGCGGGGCTTCTCACCGGTGCTGTGCGCGCGCACGATCGGCGGCGTCTCCGAGGTCGAGTTCCTGGACATGCTGCTGGAGCACCAGGTCTCCGGCGTCATCTTCGCCGGTGGCAACTATGCGATGGCGGACGCGTCGCACGAGCACTACCGGAAGCTGACCGACCGTGGCCTGCCGGCCGTGCTGGTCAACGCGGGCGTCGACGGGCTCGGCTTCCCGCTGGTGTCCACGGACGACGCGGAGGCGGTCGAGCAAGGGCTCGCCCATCTGGTGTCGCTCGGGCACACCCGGATCGGCGCGCTGCTCGGGCCGGCCGACCACGTGCCGTCCCGGCGGAAGCTGGCCGCGGCCGAGTCCGCGGTGGCGGCGCACGACGGGCGGGTCCGGCTGGACGTGGAGCGGTCGAGCTTCTCCACCGAGGGCGGGCGGGCCGCCGCGGCGAAGCTGGTGAAGCGGGGCGTCACCGGCATCCTGTGCGCGAGCGACGTGCTGGCGCTGGGGGCGGTCCGTGCGGTGCGCCGGCTCGGGCTGCGGGTGCCGCAGGACGTTTCCGTGGTCGGGTTCGACGACTCCGCGCTGATGAACAGCGTGGACCCGCCACTGACCACGGTGCGCCAGCCGATCGAGGCGATGGGGCAGTACGTGGTGGAGCTGCTGGTGCAGCAGATCAACGGTGCGGTGATCGCGGCGGACGAGCTGCTGTTCGAGCCGGAACTGGTGGTGCGCAGCTCGACCGCACCGGCACCGAGGAGCTAGTAACAAACCCGCACGAACGGCCCACGGTCTGCTGACCGTGGGCCGTTTCGCGCGCCGCCGGGCCGTGTCGTCTGAAATTTTCTTGATGTTGTGCGGTTCTTGCGGTCAATGGTTGGTGTTTGTATCGTCATCGACACGAAACACGGCGTGACAACGACTGAACTTCACCCCAGGAAGGGGTCCGTTCCCATGGGCACACATCGGATGCGGACGACTCTCGGGCTCCTGCTGGTCGTCGGGCTCGGATTCGGCACCACCGCGTGCGGTGCCGGTAGCAGCGACGACACCGAGGACGGCGGCAAGGTCACCCTGGTGATCAACGGCCTGCCGCCGGCCACCGAGGCCGCCACCCACCAGCGCTTTCTCGACAACGTGGCCGAGTTCGAGAAGCTGAATCCGGATATCGACCTCGACCCGCGCGAGGGGAAGATGGACCCGCAGACGTTCGCCGCGAAGCTCGCCGGCGGTCAGCTCGAGGACGTCTTCTACGTCTACTTCACCGACCCGGCCACCCTGATCGCCAAGCGGCAGGTGGCGAACATCAGCGACTACCTGGGCGACTTCCCGGTCACCTCGCAGATCAAGCCGGAGGTGCTGCGCGTCTTCCAGGACGACAAGGGCGCCACCTACGGCCTGCCGTACAAGAACTATTCGATGGGTCTGCTCTACAACCGCGAGCTGTTCACCAAGGCCGGGCTCGACCCGGAGAACCCGCCGCGCACCTGGGCCGGCGTGCGGGAGGCGGCCAAGAAGATCACCGCACTCGGCGACGGGCACGTGGGCTACGGCGACTACTCGAAGAGCAACACCGGCGGCTGGCACTTCACCACGGAGATCTACTCGCTCGGCGGCGAGGTCGCGGTGAACGACGGCGGCACCTGGAAGGCCGCTTTCAACGGGCCGCCGGGCCGGCAGGTCCTGCAGCAGCTCAAGGACATGCGCTGGACCGACAACTCGATGGGTGAGCGGCAACTGCTGGAGTGGGCCGACCTGCTCCAGATGATGGGCTCCGGCAAGCTCGGCATGTACGTGGCGACCGCGGACAACATCCCGACGATCGTCAACCAGTACAAGGGCAGGTACGAGACGTACGGGCTCGGCCCGATCCCGGGCGGCGCGGGCACGCTCGGCGGCGGCGAGGGCTACATGTTCAACGCGAAGGCCTCGCCCGCGAAGATCAGGGCCGGCCTGAAGTGGCTGACGTTCTGGTTCACCAGCGCGGAGCGGTTCGATGCGGAGAACAAGTGGGCCGCGGACAACAAGAACCCGGTCGGGCTGCCGGAGCCGGCGATCTTCACGGGTGCGGCCGCACAGTTGCAGGAGACCGCGGACGCGAAGTACGCGAACGTGCCGCAGCAGAACTACGCGCCGTTCAAGGCCGCGATGCCGAGCATCCCGGTGAAGCTGGAGCCGCCGAACGCGCAGCAGATCTACGCGGTGCTGGACGTGGCGATGCAGAAGGTGCTCACCGACCGCAATGCGAACGTGGACCAGCTCCTCGCGGACGCGGAGACGCAGGTCAACCAGATCCTGGCGTCCGTCAGGTGACGGCGGTGGGGCCGTCGGAGCGCCGGCGGCCCCACCGGCCGCCGCACCCGTCAGGAACGCCGCCCGGCCTCCGTCCCGTACCGCTGAATGGCTTGTGAAGGAAAGGTGACCACGATGGCGGTCCTGTCGGCCGCGGAACGGACCCAGCGGCTCAGCCCGCCCGATCCGGGAAGACTGCCGCGCAGCGGGCGGCTGCGGCGGGTGATCGGCGACAATCTGCTGGCCTATGCGTTCATGGCCGGCGGGCTCGCGTGTTTCGCGCTGTTCTCCTGGTACCCGCTGGTCCGCGGCATCGTCCTGAGCTTCCAGCAGGACAACTTCGTGACCGATCCCTATTGGGTCGGCACCGAGAACTACGCTCTGCTGTTCACGGACCCGCTGTTCTGGACCGCGTGGCGGAACACGCTCGTCTTCACCGGCCTCGCGCTGGTCCTCGGCTATCTGGTGCCGCTGTTCCTGGCGATCCTGCTGAACGAGCTGCGGCACCTGAAAGGATTCTTCCGGGTCGCGGTCTATCTGCCGGTGATGCTGCCGCCGATCGTGGTGGTGCTGCTCTGGCGCTATTTCTACGACCCGGGGAACGGGCTGTTCAACACGATTCTCTCCGGCGTGGGCCTGCCCACCTCGCAGTGGACACAGTCGCCGAGCACCGCGCTGTTCTCGCTGGTGCTGGTGTCGACGTGGGCGAACCTGGGCGGCGCCACGCTGATGTACCTCGCGGGGTTGCAGGGCATTCCGGGGGAGCTGTACGAGGCGGCGGAACTGGACGGCGCGTCGGTCTGGCAGCGGCTGTGGCACGTGACCGTTCCGCAGTTGCGGTTCCTGATGCTGGTGCTGCTGCTGTTGCAGATCATCGCGACCATGCAGGTCTTCATCGAGCCCTATCAGCTGACCGGCACCACGAATCCGGACACCATCACGGTGATGGTGCTGATCTACCGGTACGCGTTCACGGTGAACAACGACTTCGGCCTGGCCGCCGCGATGAGCGTGACGCTGTTCGTGGTGCTGGCCGCGTTCTCCGCGGTCTATCTGCGGCTCACCCGAAGCCAGGAGTCCTGATGCGCACGCTCATCTCGGAGACGGAGATCCGCCGGCACCGCGCGCTCTATTTCTTCGTGCTCGGCGCCGTGACGATCGCGTTCACGCTGGCGTTCCTGTTCCCGGTCTACTGGATGGTGACCGGCGCGCTGAAAACGCCGGTCGAGCTGGCCCAGCCGATTCCCACGCTGATTCCGGAGAGCTTCCAGCCGGCGTCCTACGCGGACGCGTGGAGCCGGATGGAGATCGCCCGCTACTTCGCCAACACCGTGGTCTACGCGTTCGGCGGCTGGCTGTTCATCCTGGTCCTGGACGTGGCGGTGGCGTACGCGCTGTCCAAGCTACGGCCGGTGCTGGGCAACGTGATCCTTGGCGGCATGCTGGCCAGTCTGATGCTGCCCGCGTCCGCGCTGCTCATCCCCGCCTACCTGACCGTGACGGACGTGCCGCTGCTCGGCGTGAACCTGCTGAACACGCCGTGGGCACTGTGGCTGCCCGCGGTGGCGAACGCGTTCAACATCTACGTGCTGAAGCGGTTCTTCGACCAGATCCCGAACGACCTGCTGGACGCGGCCGCGATCGACGGCGCGGGCCGGCTGCGGGTGCTGTGGTCGGTGGTGCTGCCGCTGTCCCGCCCGGTGCTCGGTGTGGTCTCGATCTTCGCGATCATCGGCATCTGGAAGGACTTCCTCTGGCCGCTGCTGGTGCTGCCGGAACCGGCCGCGCAGACGCTCAGCGTGGCGCTGTCCCGGCTGTCGCTGACCAGCCAGGTGCCGTTGAACATGATGCTCGCGGGCCTGGTGATCGCCAGCGTCCCGATGATCGTCATCTTTCTGATCTTCCAGCGCAGCATCATCGGGGGCCTCTCGGCCGGGGCAATGAAGGGTTGACACGTGAGCACATGGTGGCGTGACGCGGTGATCTACCAGGTTTACCCGCGCAGCTTCGCGGACGGCAACGGGGACGGGATCGGTGACCTGGCGGGCGTGCGCGCGCACCTCGACCACCTGGTCGACCTCGGCGTGGACGCGATCTGGTTCAGCCCGTGGTATCCGTCGCCGCAGGCGGACGCCGGCTACGACGTGGCCGACTACCGGGACATCGAGCCGATCTTCGGCACGCTCGCGGAGGCGGAGACGCTGATCGCCGAGGCGCATGCGCACGGCCTGAAGATCATTATCGACATCGTGCCCAACCACGTGTCGTCCGCGCATCCGTGGTTCCAGGCCGCGTTGGCCTCCCCGGACGCGCCGGAGCGGGAACTGTTCTGGTTCCGGCCCGGCCCGTCGCGGCCCACCGACTGGGAGGGCGAGTTCGGCGGGCCGACCTGGACACAGACCGCGGACGGCGCCTGGTACCTGCACCTGTTCGACAAGGCACAGCCGGACCTCAACTGGAACCACCCGCGGGTACGCGAGGAACACCTCGACATCCTGCGCTTCTGGCTGGACCGGGGCGTGGACGGCTTCCGGGTCGACTCGGCCGCGCTGCTGGTCAAGGACCCCGCGCTGCCGCCGGTGTCACCGGGATCGCCGCACCCGTTCCACGATCTCGACGGCGTGCACGAGATCTACCGTTCGTGGCGGCGGCTGATCGACTCGTACGGCGGGGATCGGACGTTGATCGGCGAGGTGTGGCTCCCGTCACCCGAGCGATTCGCCCGGTATCTGCGGCCGGACGAGATGCACTCCGCGTTCAACCTCGAGTTTCTGTGCAGTCCGTGGGACGCGACCCGGTTGCGGGAGATCATCGACGAGACGATCCGCGTGCACGAGCCGCTCGGCGCGGTCGCCACCTGGGTGCTCTCCAACCACGACGTGACCCGGCCGGTCACCCGCTACGGGCGCGCGGAGACCGGCTTCAGCTTCGCGGCCAAGCGCGAGGGCACCCCCACCGACCTGCGCCTCGGTACGGTCCGGGCGCGCGCGGCCGCGCTGCTCAGCCTCGCGCTGCCCGGCGCCGCCTACCTCTATCAGGGCGAGGAGCTCGGGCTGGAGGAGGTCGAGGACATCCCACCGGCGCTCCGGCAGGACCCGATGTGGCACCGCTCCGGCCACCGTGACCCAGGCCGGGACGGGTGCCGGGTGCCGCTGCCCTGGTCGGGCGAGGAACCGCCGTTCGGGTTCGGCGCCGGGACGCCGTGGCTGCCGCAACCGCACGCGTGGAAGGACCGGACCGTCGCGGTACAGCGCGCGGACCCGGCGTCGATGCTGTCGCTCTACCGGTCCGCGCTGCGGCTGCGCCGGTCTGTCCCCGCCGCTCCGCTGGTCTGGCTGGACTCCGCGCCGGACGTGCTGGCGTTCCGGCGCGGCGACTTCGCCTGCGTGGCCAACCTGTCGGCCGTGCCGGTGCCGTTCGACGGGGACGTGCGCCTGGCCAGCGGGCCGCTGGAGGACGGTCTGCTGCCGCCGGACACCACGGTCTGGCTCGCTCTTTAGGGTGTGTAGCGAGCGCGCGGCCCAATCTGGATCTAGGCTCGGCCGACATGACGACCGACGACGTTGTGCTCGACGAGCCCACCGAGATCTACACCGCCTACTTCCACACCGTGCAGGAGTTGACCGAGGCGCTGACCGCCGCGGACACGCTCGGGCTCGGCGTGCGAGTCGAGTCGTACACGGTGACGGCCGAGGACGATCCCGACGCGCAGACGACCGAGTTCAAGTTCACGCTGCTGGCCGAGCAGCCGGTGCAGTCGGAAGAGGCCTGATTGTCGGAGGCTGTCCCTACGATCCGGGATATGGCATACGACTTCCAGGTGGCGATCGACAGCGCGAACCCGCACGCCCAGGCGGACTGGTGGGCGGAGACGCTCGGCTGGACCGTCGAGCCGCAGGACGCGACATTCATCAAATCCATGATCGACCAGGGGTACGCGACCGAGGCCGAGACCACCACGCATCACGGCGCGCTGGTCTGGGCCTCGGGCGCGGCCATCCGGCACCCGTCGACCGACCGGCGCGTGCTGTTCCAGACCGCGCCCGAGGCGAAGACCGTGAAGAACCGCGTCCACCTCGACGTGCGCGTCGGTGACGAGAAGCGCGAGGCCGAGGTCGAGCGGCTCACCGCGCGCGGCGCCACGTTCCTCTGGCGCGGGCAGCAGGGACCGCACTCCTGGGTCACCATGGCCGACCCCGAGGGCAACGAGTTCTGCGTGGCTTGACCCTCCACCCGGTCGAGGGATCAGAGTCCTCGCCATGGAGAGCGACGACGAGCTGCGCACGATCGGCGAGATGGCGCGGGCCAGCGGGCTGACCATCAGCGCGCTGCGCTTCTACGACGGAGCCGGCGTGCTCAGCCCCGCGTTCGTCGACCCGCACAACGGCTACCGGCGGTACGCGGCCGGCCAGGTCCCGGCCGCGCGCCTGGTGGCCGGGCTGCGCCGGGTCGGCATGCCGCTGTCGCAGATCACCGCGATGCTGGACCGGCACGACGACCGGCCCGGCATGCACGCGCTCCTCGACGCGCACCTACGGCGCCTTGAGGACGGTCTGACGGACGCCCGGCGGGAGCTCTCCCGGATTCACCGGATGATCGACGGCGATCTGGATCTCGTGGAGGACCTCATGACCGAACTGACCGTCCCGGCCGACGGGTTGCGCGCCGCACTCGCGGCCGTCCGCTACGCCGCCGGGAACGACCCGGAGCTGCCCACGCTCAGCGGCGTCCTCATCGAGCTGCTGGACGGCGCGCTGCGGCTGGTCGCCACCGACCGGTACCGGATGGCGATCGCGGACGTGCCGCTCACCGACCTGACCGGCCCGGACACCGGCGTGGTCGCGCCGCTGCCGCTGGTCGACGCGCTGGTGCCGCTGCTCGCCGCAGGCACGCCGGTACGGATGTCGCTGTCCGCGTCGGAGATCGCGTTCGCGGTCGGCGGGCACGGGTTGAGCGGGGCGCCGGCGCCCGGCGAGTTCCCGGACTACCGGCGGGCGCTCGCGGCCAGGGCGGGGGAGCCGCTGCGGGTCAGCGTGGACGCGGCGGCACTGCGGCGGGACGTCGCGGCCGCGCCCACGGTGCGGCACGAGAACGCGACCGTGATGGTGCTGACCATCGGTGCGGACGGGTCGGTCGAGGCGGGCGCACCGGATCGCCCGCACCGGGTCGCGGTGAATCAGGAGTTCCTGCTGGCGGCGCTGGACGCGGGCGGGCCGGGACAGCTCGTGCTGGAACTGGACGGGCCGATCATGCCGTTGGCGCTGCGCGGCCCGGACTCGTTCGCGGTCGTGATGCCGGTCCGCCTTTGATCTTTTGGGTTGCGTGCCGGGAGTTCTAAGGGTGACGGCTCGGGTGCCGAACTGCCGGGTGCCCGCCGTCCCCCCCCAGACGATTGTGACCAGGCGTATGACGACCGAGCAGCCGCCGGGCGCTCCCCCGAATCCGTACGAAGAGCTGACCAACGCCTACTACGCCCCCGGCCGGGTGCCGCAGGCGATGTGGGCACCCCCGCCCACCCGCTCCTGGAAGGGCCCGGTCGCGGTCACCGCGCTGGCCGTGGTGATGCTCGGCTTCGGCGCGGCGTTCGGCGTGAACGAGTTCGCCAAGCACCAGGTGTGCGGCGCGGTGGCGGCCTCCACCCCGGGGCAGACCGCCACCGGGACACCCGCGGTCGCGGCCAACCGGACCACGACGACGGCCGCCGGCACCGCGTCCACCGGTTCGGCGAGCGCGGAACAGCTTCAGGACGAGATCGACGCCACCCGGCAGCACGCGGCGCTGCTGGTCATCGACGGCGACCTGCGGGACGCGGTCAACGGCCTGACCGACGACGCGGAGAACGCGCTGAAGCTCGGCGAGGAGATCAAAACCATCTCCGCGAGCCAGCGTACGGAATACGCGAAGCGCCTGGTCGGGATCGCGCGGGACATGGACGGCCACTGGCGGGCGGCACAGCGCGCGTGCGGCCAGGCGGAGACCGGACTGCTCCAGCTCTAGGTCCCTGTATCGAAGTGGGCCTCGCCGCAGCCCGGCCATCCACTTCGATACAGGACCTAGCTCATAGACCGCCGCGGGACATCGGCTGGGGCGCCACGATCGGGACGTCCGGCAGATCTGCCTCGGTCATGCCGGGCGGCCGCAGCAGAAAGATCTTGGTGGCGAGACGTTCCATCTCCCCACCTCGCCCGACGATGAGGCCCGCCGCGAAGTCGACCAGCGGCGTGGCCTCCTCGTCCGTCAGGCTGGTCAGGTCCATCACGACCGCGATCCCCTCGCGGAAGTAGTGCCCGACGTAGAACACCTCGTTGTAGCTCTGTGGACGCAGGGTCTTGACCATTTGTCCAGTCTCGCGGAGAGAATGGCCTCGTCAAGGCACCTTCCCCCGTTTTGCCCCTTGGCCTGGAGAGATCAGCGGCCGACACGGGAGAGCCGTTCGCATGCGACCGGTCGGCGGACCGCTCAGTAGTGCCGGACCGGGCTCAGATACCGCCGGAAGCCGGAGACGTCGGCGTTGAAGCCCAGCGAGCGGTAGAGGCCGTGTGCCTCGCGGCGCGCGTTGTTGGAGACGAGCTGGATCTTGTAGCAGCCGGCGGCCGTCGCGATCCTCGCCGCCTCCTCCATCAGCGCGCGGCCATAACCCCTGCCGCGCTCCTCCGGGCGTACCACCAGGTTCTCCACGATCGCCCACGGGCTGCGGTTCCGGGAGAGGTTGCGGGTGATGACGACGTCGACCGTCCCCGCGACCCGGCCGTCCGGGTCCTCGATGACCAGCAGCTCGCGCCCGGTCTGCGCCAGGATCTCGGCCAGCAGCGCGGCATCCTCCGGGCCGGTGTCGCGTGCGGTCGCGTTCTCGTCGTGCATCAGTTCGAGCAGGTACACGACCGACCGCACGTCGTCGAGCGTCGC
This genomic interval carries:
- a CDS encoding ABC transporter substrate-binding protein, whose amino-acid sequence is MGTHRMRTTLGLLLVVGLGFGTTACGAGSSDDTEDGGKVTLVINGLPPATEAATHQRFLDNVAEFEKLNPDIDLDPREGKMDPQTFAAKLAGGQLEDVFYVYFTDPATLIAKRQVANISDYLGDFPVTSQIKPEVLRVFQDDKGATYGLPYKNYSMGLLYNRELFTKAGLDPENPPRTWAGVREAAKKITALGDGHVGYGDYSKSNTGGWHFTTEIYSLGGEVAVNDGGTWKAAFNGPPGRQVLQQLKDMRWTDNSMGERQLLEWADLLQMMGSGKLGMYVATADNIPTIVNQYKGRYETYGLGPIPGGAGTLGGGEGYMFNAKASPAKIRAGLKWLTFWFTSAERFDAENKWAADNKNPVGLPEPAIFTGAAAQLQETADAKYANVPQQNYAPFKAAMPSIPVKLEPPNAQQIYAVLDVAMQKVLTDRNANVDQLLADAETQVNQILASVR
- a CDS encoding VOC family protein, producing MAYDFQVAIDSANPHAQADWWAETLGWTVEPQDATFIKSMIDQGYATEAETTTHHGALVWASGAAIRHPSTDRRVLFQTAPEAKTVKNRVHLDVRVGDEKREAEVERLTARGATFLWRGQQGPHSWVTMADPEGNEFCVA
- a CDS encoding dihydrolipoyl dehydrogenase family protein; protein product: MGQPEQVDVVVVGLGVGGEEAGGRLAAAGLSVVGIESRLVGGECPYYGCIPTKMMIRAGNALVEARRVAQLAGRSTVTADWAPVAKRIREEATDTWNDKVAVDRFTGKGGRFERGTAQIVGPNRVRVGTAEFVAQRGIVIATGTAPVVPPIDGLAGTPFWTNRDAVEVEQLPPSLVILGGGAIGVEFAQVFARFGVQVTLVEGADRVLAAEEPEASEVVATALRADNVQIHTGVRAERVRHDGARFVVGLSDGAEVSAVKLLVALGRRAELGELGLDEVGVDASGRFIEVDDRLRAGENVWAIGDVTGKGGFTHMAMYQADIVVRDILGQGGPGADYRALPRVTFTDPEVGAVGLTERQARERGLNVRVGMTDVSASSRGFIHGPGNAGVIKVVEDVDRGVLVGATSAGVTGGEVLSGLAVAVHGEVPVERLRNMIYAYPTFHRAIHEAVKALD
- a CDS encoding carbohydrate ABC transporter permease, producing MRTLISETEIRRHRALYFFVLGAVTIAFTLAFLFPVYWMVTGALKTPVELAQPIPTLIPESFQPASYADAWSRMEIARYFANTVVYAFGGWLFILVLDVAVAYALSKLRPVLGNVILGGMLASLMLPASALLIPAYLTVTDVPLLGVNLLNTPWALWLPAVANAFNIYVLKRFFDQIPNDLLDAAAIDGAGRLRVLWSVVLPLSRPVLGVVSIFAIIGIWKDFLWPLLVLPEPAAQTLSVALSRLSLTSQVPLNMMLAGLVIASVPMIVIFLIFQRSIIGGLSAGAMKG
- a CDS encoding serine hydrolase, encoding MWRTTEIPAVNLHSTATALARLYSLLPEILPPSLMTSLTTASYTGFDVVLNRDVSWTLGMQLEPDGSWGMGGIGGSCAFTDPTRNYSFAYVTHHLSDSHRVDHLVDTLNELL
- a CDS encoding LacI family DNA-binding transcriptional regulator, with protein sequence MTRRLTEVAKKAGVSEATVSRVLNGREGVSETTRIAVLTALDVLGYERPTKLRGERARLVGLVLPELQNPIFPALAEAVTGALVQRGFSPVLCARTIGGVSEVEFLDMLLEHQVSGVIFAGGNYAMADASHEHYRKLTDRGLPAVLVNAGVDGLGFPLVSTDDAEAVEQGLAHLVSLGHTRIGALLGPADHVPSRRKLAAAESAVAAHDGRVRLDVERSSFSTEGGRAAAAKLVKRGVTGILCASDVLALGAVRAVRRLGLRVPQDVSVVGFDDSALMNSVDPPLTTVRQPIEAMGQYVVELLVQQINGAVIAADELLFEPELVVRSSTAPAPRS
- a CDS encoding carbohydrate ABC transporter permease, which encodes MAVLSAAERTQRLSPPDPGRLPRSGRLRRVIGDNLLAYAFMAGGLACFALFSWYPLVRGIVLSFQQDNFVTDPYWVGTENYALLFTDPLFWTAWRNTLVFTGLALVLGYLVPLFLAILLNELRHLKGFFRVAVYLPVMLPPIVVVLLWRYFYDPGNGLFNTILSGVGLPTSQWTQSPSTALFSLVLVSTWANLGGATLMYLAGLQGIPGELYEAAELDGASVWQRLWHVTVPQLRFLMLVLLLLQIIATMQVFIEPYQLTGTTNPDTITVMVLIYRYAFTVNNDFGLAAAMSVTLFVVLAAFSAVYLRLTRSQES
- a CDS encoding serine hydrolase domain-containing protein codes for the protein MRSAFSALLGSGAETGAALTVIHDGTVVAELYGGWRDAGLSEPWTPDTLAGVYSVGKPVAALCVLLLVARGRLDLDDPVTRHWPSFSVPSVTVRQLLDHTAGLVAFPPGLPATAFADWDLLTSSLAATPPAWEPGTVAGEFALTYGHPLGELVRRVDGRTLGTFLREEIAVPWDLDLAFGLSPSQIARCADLVPAWPADPLGEPGSWKHRALSSPPARPPRRSSTVHCGALPRFPPSTCTARRPRWPASTRSSPRSSRRA
- a CDS encoding glycoside hydrolase family 13 protein, with translation MSTWWRDAVIYQVYPRSFADGNGDGIGDLAGVRAHLDHLVDLGVDAIWFSPWYPSPQADAGYDVADYRDIEPIFGTLAEAETLIAEAHAHGLKIIIDIVPNHVSSAHPWFQAALASPDAPERELFWFRPGPSRPTDWEGEFGGPTWTQTADGAWYLHLFDKAQPDLNWNHPRVREEHLDILRFWLDRGVDGFRVDSAALLVKDPALPPVSPGSPHPFHDLDGVHEIYRSWRRLIDSYGGDRTLIGEVWLPSPERFARYLRPDEMHSAFNLEFLCSPWDATRLREIIDETIRVHEPLGAVATWVLSNHDVTRPVTRYGRAETGFSFAAKREGTPTDLRLGTVRARAAALLSLALPGAAYLYQGEELGLEEVEDIPPALRQDPMWHRSGHRDPGRDGCRVPLPWSGEEPPFGFGAGTPWLPQPHAWKDRTVAVQRADPASMLSLYRSALRLRRSVPAAPLVWLDSAPDVLAFRRGDFACVANLSAVPVPFDGDVRLASGPLEDGLLPPDTTVWLAL